The region CCGATAGATAATACGTGCTCGGGGCACCGTCGATCCCTACCCACTGCCGCCTGTGGCTCAGCCTGATGTCGGCGTAATCCTCGATGCCTGAGATGGCCGGGTTAAGCAGGTAGTTGTTGAGCATGTACTGGCTATGCTGCGGCCGTTGCTGCCCCATAGCCTGCATGGCCACGGCCATCAACGAAAGTATAAGTATAAGCGGCTTGGTCATGTTTTAACGGATAATGGTCACGTTACCGGAAAGCGGCTCCTCGTTGGCGCTGCGCAGGTAGATGAGGTAGTAGTAGGTGGCAACCGGCAGCTCCTTTCCATTGTAGGTACCATCCCACGGCACGCCATACCCTTTAGAGCTGAAGATCTTGTTGCCCCAGCGGTTAAATACCTCCACCCGCATGTCCGGGTAATTCTCATAGTTCTTGATCTCCCACACCTCGTTCACATTGTCGCCGTTCGGGGAGAAGGCGTTCGGCACCTCGACGGCAGGGATTACCTCTACCGTTACGCTCGCCGTATCCACACAGCCCTCGGCCGTGGTGACGGTTAGCGTATAAGTGATAGTTTCCTCTGGTCTGGCCACAGGGTTCTGCAGGGTCGGGTCGTTGAGGCCAGTGGCTGGCTCCCATAAGTAGGTTGCGCCGCCGGAGCCGCGCAGCTCCACGGGCTGGCCTTGTATAATGGTCACATCCTCGCCGGCGCTTGCCTCTGCCACTACCACCGACACCGTAACCGGAGTTCGGGCCGTGCTGGCGCACTGCTGGGTATTCACCGCCTCCACATAGTAGGTGGTAGACTGGGTAACATTATCCACCGGAAACTCTGCCCCGATAAAGACAGGGTTACCGCCTGTTGAGGAAGTATACCACCTGTAGTCCATTCCATTGGCATTGGTTACCGCCAGCGTAACCGACTCGCCAAAGCATGCTGTTGCATTGTTCACGGCAACTGTAGGCGCAGCAGGCAGAGGGAGTATGTTTATACTTGCCACATTAGAGGTATCGGAACAGCCACCGGAAAACACGATCCTGCGGAACCAGGTTTCCCGGATAAGGGCTGCCGGCTGATAGCTCTGCCCAGTGTTCGTACCAGCCGCTTCCACAAATCCGGCATCCGGCCCTGTAGTGCTGCTCTCCCACAGGTACGTATAACCGCCGGCACCGTCTGTAGGCGTGCTGCCGGTTATCTGTGGCGGCTCCTGCGACTGGCAAACCTCAGGCTGTGCCACCGTGATGGCATTGTTGCGCAGAGCAGGGGCCACCCTTATCTCCAGCACGTCGGAGGTGTCGGCATTACAGGAGGCAGAGCTTACCACACGGCGGAACCAGGTGGTGGTAGTAAGTATACCTGGCGAATAGTTTTGGCCCGTACTTGCTCCTGCAGCTGCCCTGAAACCTGCGTTTGGCCCCGTGGTACTACTCTGCCATAAGTAATTGTAGCTGCCACTGCCGCCAGTCGGCTCGGTGCCGTTAAGGATGGATGGCGCGGTACCGACACACACCTGAGGCTCGTCGGTGCTGATCTCATTATTCGCCAGCCTTGGGTATAGCGTGACCTTAACTGCCTCTGAATAGGACGTGCAGCCGCCGGAGGTTACCCCTCTGCGGAACCAAGTCTCCCCCTGCCGCAGCGCGCCTGCCGGTATCTCATAGTTTACGTCGTCGTTTGTTCCGGGCGCGCTGGCAAAGCCAGTTTCAGGGCCGGTTGTGCTTACCTCCCACAGGAAAGTATAAGGCCTGCCGCCGCCGCCCGTAGGCTCTGAACCGATAAGCTGTCCGGGTGTGTCGCCCTCGCAAATCTCGGTAGGGCTAACCGCGATAGTGTTGGCGCTGGCTGGCACCGGATCCACAGCTAGGATAGAAACCACATTGCTGATGTTTTCGGCACAACTTCCGGAGAAGACCACGCGCCTGAACCAGGTATCGCCGGACACGGCCTCGGTGGGGGTATAGTCTTTGGTATTATTTGTCCCGGGAGCAGCCGTGAAGCCTGCCGTCGGGCTGGTGGTGCTGACCTCCCAACGATAGCGGGGCGCTGCGCCCGGGGCTCCGCCAGTAGGAGTAGAACCGGTTATGGAGGGCGGCACAGCCCCTACGCACAGGCTTCGCACCTGCTCTCCCTGCACCTCTATGGTGTTACCGTCGATGGCGGGCACCACGGTGATGGGTACGGGGGTAAAGTCGCTGATACAAACAACCCCATTAGCCGTGTCGATGGCCGCTACATAGAAGGTAATATCGTTTGTTAGGGAAGGTGTGGTGAAAGTAGGCCCCGTAAACAAAGGTGCTGCAGCGGGATCGTTGGTATCGAACCAGGCAAAGATCGGCCCCGGGCCGGATGGGGTGAGCTCGATCATATCGCCTTCGCAAGCGGTAATGGGTGTTTGCACAATAGGCGCTGCGGGCTGTTGCAGTATAACCACCTCTTGCACCGGCGCCGGCTGCCCCTGGTAAATGGCATTGGAGCTGCCGCACTCATTTATCGCCTCCAACGACACCGTATACTTGCCGGGTTGGGAAAAGGTATACTTGTACTGAAACACATCAGAGGGAAAGGTCTGCGTGGTGCTGGTAGGGCCGGTTATGGTTAGCCTGACGGTAATATTTTCCCCTAAATTCTTATCCACAAACAGGCCGCCGCCAAAACCACCGCCCGGGCCGCTGCTGCTGTAGTCTATTTCCGTAGGCCCGCAAACGGTAACACTTGGCGGCAGCTGCACCTGCGGCCAGCCCACCACAATACCCTGCGAGGTGGTATCAGACTCACAGCCGTTGGTTACGATCTGCTCAATCGTGTAGACGCCGGACTGCGTGAACCTTATACTTGGCTCTGCGGAGGCAGAGTCGCCTGTCTCGAAGGACCACCCCTGCGCCGGCTGCACCGACCATTTATAGGAAAGCCCGCCCCCCGTGGCACTATCAGCCAGGGTAACGATAATAGGCACACAGGGCGGTTGCTGGTCTTCCTCCACCCGCTTCTTTTCCGCAATAGAAAAGTTGGCCTTAGGCTCCTTGCTCACGTTGAAATCCTGCGTAAAGGTCACCTCACAACCGTTACCGGCAATAGCCCTGATGGTGATGGGAAACGTACCGATGGTATCGTAGGCGGTGGGGTTGGAGATCGGGAAATCGCCGCGGCTGTACTGTTGCTCAGGGTCTCCGTTGCCCCAATCCACAAAGTAGGTACGGATGTCGGAGAGATAAGGCTCTGCTACTTCATTGTTGATTATGGCAAACTCCTCTATCTCACTATCCTCTACAGTATCCGGCAAGCATACCTGAAAATTGCTCTCTTCTGAAAAACTGATTTCCGGGAGGCTGTTTACACGGATAACCTGCCTGGCTGTATCAGATTCACAGCCCAGAGAGTTGGCAGCAAAAGCCTTTACTTCAAACGTCTCATCTCCCACGCCAATCGAAGTATAAGTGTGTGTCACTTCTGATCCTCTGGCTGTGCTGCCATCCCCAAAAAGCCAGGTGTAGGTTACGTCAGGATCGGGCGCGTTTACAGAGAAGGTGAGTTCATCGCCGGAGCATATAGGGTTGTTGGGTGCCGGAGTAGGGGAAACGATAAAGCCGGGAGAAGTTGGCTTGGGGTTTACGGTAATCACCCGTTCGCTGGAGGTGTTCGTATCGCAGGTGCTGCCTGTAACCCGCACCTGATAAGCCCCGGATTCACTCACCTGCAGTATCCGCCCCGTTTGCCCGGTTAAGTCCGCACCGTCTTTTATCCATTGGTAGCTGAGCCCATCTCCTTCAGGCGCCTGCAGCTCAGTAGTCTCTCCTTCACAAAGTACGGTACGCCCGTTCACGGTAATAGTAGTAGGGCAACTATCCTGTGCCACGCCGGTGTGGTTAAGCAGCAGCAATAAGGAGAGTAGGCTAAGAAACAAATACCTTTGAAAAAGAAGGCGCATCTAGATAGGAGTTAAGGGTGATCTATAGGCTCAGAGTTTTGTATTACGAAAATCATATATATTAAGATACACCATTAATAGCTTTGTATCGACCACAATGGCTTAGCATTAGCCACTGTGCAGAAGAGAAAAGACCAGCAGAAGAGCGGCAGCGACAAAAAAGGCGCCACGCCACCCTTTACCTCTATTGCCAAAACCTACAAAAGGTTACATGGCGTCTTCGATTTTTATAAGATGTAAATACTTAACGCATTGTGTTCCTGCAAATTGTGCCGAAAGACCACTAAAACAATAGTGCCTGCAACCGGAATTGCAGGCACTGCCGATCTAGCGCGGGACACCGTACGCCTGTAAGTTGCACCACCGCAGCCACAACGAAGCCTTACTACAGGGCCGCCCGATTACAGGGCGCACCAGGCGGCTTTGGCAGAGAGAAAGAGAGGAGTTTATCCTCATGCACTTTCAAACAGGAGTTCATTTTTTTGTTTGCCTACCACCTGGATCACTTCCATTTTGCGCAGGCAATACGTAATCTGGCGGCAACGGTGAATAGGCAGGGAAAGCGCTACTGACAGCGTTTTATTGGAAAAAGGGCGAACCAAGCCCTCCGGAAGGAAGCGGAGAAAGTCAGCCGCTGTTGTAAAGCGATGGGAACTGACCACTTCGAGGAGCTTTCTGTCTTTTATGCTTTCGCGCTTCCTGTACTTGCTGCCCCTGCCGTCACGGCAACGCACCTCCTCCTCCCGGATCATCGGAAACTCCATCGTAAAGTTCTCATGCTTTATCAGTTCCGGAATCCGGACCAGCTCCTCGAAGATGTCCGTCAGTTTGCCCCGGTACGGAGATTTGCGCCGCGATTTTACTTTTGTACCTGCCTCATCTACCTGCAGCACCCATTTCTCAAAGGTAATAGGGTGGAGCAGGTGCACGCGGTGCTCCTGTACCAGCGTCTGCAGTTTCTGCCGGATAGCCGCAAAGTTGCGCGTCTGTATCTCCACCAACTGCTCGCCCCGCACCAGGTCAATAAAAAAACCGTTTAACGGCACTTCAAAATTGTCTTCTGGCTGCGCATACCATTGCTTCAGGGCCGCGTGCAGCGAGCGTTCGTTCTGCACCCCGATCCCGCTGCTCGTTGCCTTTTTCTCTTCCTGCTCTTTAGACTTCTCCAACCCTTGCCTTCTCATTATATGGTAAAACCTACATCCAAAATTAGTCATTTGGCGCGCTTTTTACCACAGGCCCTACCCCCACTCTACACAGCAAATGCGTGCGTGGACACCTGAGGCAGCGGCATCGCCAAACAGAAATTGCATTTATTTACTTTTCATCATGACCTTTCCCTGCAGAAAGCGTACTATACCAATCAGGCAGTGGCAGTACCTATCCCTATAATTGCACCTGCAGACACCCATACATTCTAAAGAAACAAACTTATGTTCAAAGACACGCCCGCGCCACACTCAGGGAGCGAGACTGCCCCTGCACCTCCGATAGTTACCCGCGAAAGCCCAGATAGTCCGCAGCAAAAGGAAATAAGCTGCTTCCTGCAGCAACTCCGGGATGTGGTGTGCCTCTCGCATTTGCGCTGGGACTTTGTGTACCAGCGGCCGCAGCACCTTCTATCTCGCTTTGCCCACTACGGGCGCCTGTTCTTTATAGAGGAGCCGGTGTTCGAGAACGTGGAGGAGCCATACCTGCATACCTCCTCCAGAGGTGAGAACCTCCTGTTAGTGGTACCACAACTACCGCACGGTCTCCGGGAAGAGCAGATTGAGGCTATCCAGCGCCACCTTCTGGACCAGTTCTTTGCGGAGCACAAGTTGGAGGCGCCCGTTCTCTGGTACTACACCCCCATGGCCCTTGGCTTTACCAGGCACCTCAAGCCCGCCCTCACGGTTTACGACTGCATGGATGAGCTGTCGGCTTTTAAGTTTGCACCGCCACGCCTGAAGGAACTGGAGCTGGAGCTCTTTAAAAGGGCCGACCTGGTGTTTACGGGAGGCCAGAGCCTGTATGAGGCAAAGCGCAGCTGGCACTCCGCGATAACGGCCTTCCCCAGCAGCATCGACAAGGACCATTTCGCCCGGGCCAAGCAGGCACTTACACCACCTGCCGATCAGAGGGACATACCCATGCCCCGCCTCGGTTTCTTCGGTGTGATAGACGAGCGGATGGATGTGGACCTGCTAACGGCGCTCGCCGACGCACGGCCGGATTGGCAGCTCGTGATGATTGGCCCGGTGGTGAAAATAGACCCCGACACGCTGCCGCAGC is a window of Pontibacter kalidii DNA encoding:
- a CDS encoding Ig-like domain-containing protein; translated protein: MAQDSCPTTITVNGRTVLCEGETTELQAPEGDGLSYQWIKDGADLTGQTGRILQVSESGAYQVRVTGSTCDTNTSSERVITVNPKPTSPGFIVSPTPAPNNPICSGDELTFSVNAPDPDVTYTWLFGDGSTARGSEVTHTYTSIGVGDETFEVKAFAANSLGCESDTARQVIRVNSLPEISFSEESNFQVCLPDTVEDSEIEEFAIINNEVAEPYLSDIRTYFVDWGNGDPEQQYSRGDFPISNPTAYDTIGTFPITIRAIAGNGCEVTFTQDFNVSKEPKANFSIAEKKRVEEDQQPPCVPIIVTLADSATGGGLSYKWSVQPAQGWSFETGDSASAEPSIRFTQSGVYTIEQIVTNGCESDTTSQGIVVGWPQVQLPPSVTVCGPTEIDYSSSGPGGGFGGGLFVDKNLGENITVRLTITGPTSTTQTFPSDVFQYKYTFSQPGKYTVSLEAINECGSSNAIYQGQPAPVQEVVILQQPAAPIVQTPITACEGDMIELTPSGPGPIFAWFDTNDPAAAPLFTGPTFTTPSLTNDITFYVAAIDTANGVVCISDFTPVPITVVPAIDGNTIEVQGEQVRSLCVGAVPPSITGSTPTGGAPGAAPRYRWEVSTTSPTAGFTAAPGTNNTKDYTPTEAVSGDTWFRRVVFSGSCAENISNVVSILAVDPVPASANTIAVSPTEICEGDTPGQLIGSEPTGGGGRPYTFLWEVSTTGPETGFASAPGTNDDVNYEIPAGALRQGETWFRRGVTSGGCTSYSEAVKVTLYPRLANNEISTDEPQVCVGTAPSILNGTEPTGGSGSYNYLWQSSTTGPNAGFRAAAGASTGQNYSPGILTTTTWFRRVVSSASCNADTSDVLEIRVAPALRNNAITVAQPEVCQSQEPPQITGSTPTDGAGGYTYLWESSTTGPDAGFVEAAGTNTGQSYQPAALIRETWFRRIVFSGGCSDTSNVASINILPLPAAPTVAVNNATACFGESVTLAVTNANGMDYRWYTSSTGGNPVFIGAEFPVDNVTQSTTYYVEAVNTQQCASTARTPVTVSVVVAEASAGEDVTIIQGQPVELRGSGGATYLWEPATGLNDPTLQNPVARPEETITYTLTVTTAEGCVDTASVTVEVIPAVEVPNAFSPNGDNVNEVWEIKNYENYPDMRVEVFNRWGNKIFSSKGYGVPWDGTYNGKELPVATYYYLIYLRSANEEPLSGNVTIIR
- a CDS encoding glycosyltransferase family 1 protein, whose translation is MFKDTPAPHSGSETAPAPPIVTRESPDSPQQKEISCFLQQLRDVVCLSHLRWDFVYQRPQHLLSRFAHYGRLFFIEEPVFENVEEPYLHTSSRGENLLLVVPQLPHGLREEQIEAIQRHLLDQFFAEHKLEAPVLWYYTPMALGFTRHLKPALTVYDCMDELSAFKFAPPRLKELELELFKRADLVFTGGQSLYEAKRSWHSAITAFPSSIDKDHFARAKQALTPPADQRDIPMPRLGFFGVIDERMDVDLLTALADARPDWQLVMIGPVVKIDPDTLPQRPNIHYLGVKSYQELPAYISGWQVALLPFALNASTTFISPTKTPEYLAAGKPVVSTPIRDVVRPYGEEGLVHIAGTSAAFVKAVEAAMTQQNDQAWQQKVSSFMRDMSWDQTWRAMVALMAHVVKRKSGIQSEGR